Part of the Methanococcus voltae genome, CGCAATAATATGGGTTTATATAAGGCATATTGGTCTCCAAAGATATGGATATAGCATTTTCAACGTTACAAGCTTTACTACAGATTCTACAGCCGATACATTTGTCTTCATTTACAATATAGCAGTTTTCTGTATTTAAAGTCTTTTTTACTACCTTCCCAGTTCTAATTGCCATAGTAGGGCATACTTCAATACACAAACCACATTTTACGCATTCTAAAACTTCTAAGGTATCCAAATCTATTTTTCCAGGACATACATCGGTACAATTATTACATTTGATACAAAGACTTGGCACAATCCTTGGAATTTCATCTATAGAATCAGGGCGATATTCTTCAGCTACGATAATATGTTTAATATCGCTAATAACTCCGTTATCGACTGATACGTTGTTTTCTTCGTTATTTTCTACATTATCGTTATCATTAGTATTATTTTTAAAAGTTTCATATTTTATTTTTTTACTCTTCTTTAAAAACTTTAAATTTTGAGCTCTATTTATTTTTTCAGATAAATTATACTCATTATAAACCTTTATTGCGCCTTCTACAGGACAAACAGTTGCACAACGATTACAACCTACACAATCATTGGTTTTTATCCTGTAAACGTTATTATCATAAGTTATTGCATTAACAGGGCAAGTTCTCTTACAACTATCACATTTTACACATAATTCATCGTCGATTCTGTAGTTGTTTATTTTTGGCACAGTCCAATTATATTCTTTAGCTTCTTTTCGTAAAGTACCTTGCTCTAAAACTCCTGTTGGGCAAGTTTCTACACAATTACCGCAAGATATGCAAGAACCTGGGAAAAAAACCGGTAAAACTTTATCATATTCTTCAGAATACTTCATTTCAATGGCTTCAGAGGGGCAGGATTGATAACAACCATTGCAACTTATACAATTGTCTGGTTGATCAATGATTACCGGAATTTTTCGGTATCTTTTTGGCGGTATGTACGCTTCTTTCTCTGTTTTTGCGTTTGCAAATCTTTTTAACCATTTTTTCCTTACAAATTCGTAAAGATACCAGATTGAAGATGACATAATACGATTCCCTAACACTTTTATAAATATATGATGATTAGA contains:
- a CDS encoding 4Fe-4S binding protein; protein product: MSSSIWYLYEFVRKKWLKRFANAKTEKEAYIPPKRYRKIPVIIDQPDNCISCNGCYQSCPSEAIEMKYSEEYDKVLPVFFPGSCISCGNCVETCPTGVLEQGTLRKEAKEYNWTVPKINNYRIDDELCVKCDSCKRTCPVNAITYDNNVYRIKTNDCVGCNRCATVCPVEGAIKVYNEYNLSEKINRAQNLKFLKKSKKIKYETFKNNTNDNDNVENNEENNVSVDNGVISDIKHIIVAEEYRPDSIDEIPRIVPSLCIKCNNCTDVCPGKIDLDTLEVLECVKCGLCIEVCPTMAIRTGKVVKKTLNTENCYIVNEDKCIGCRICSKACNVENAISISLETNMPYINPYYCVRCGLCHRECPVDAIDFPETLESEKLSKYRSVRNNFQLLIEKDLEDYAKNYVIAKDEILEKGKEELNL